DNA from Ananas comosus cultivar F153 linkage group 12, ASM154086v1, whole genome shotgun sequence:
GCAAACCCCAGCCTCAACCCTAGGCACCTGAATCTCTgctcaaaatagagatttaaaatactaaaaaatataaaaaaaaaattacagaacttatctgaactataaattattttgaatttgctATCCATTTAATTTGTTCGATTTGATTCGATTAAACGATACTTTGActgcaaaatttgaatgcgtcgttCAGCTTAATTTACAGGTTTGGTGAGTTTTCatacaattctcacaactattaacaaattaaagtaaagtaatttgattaaatttaaaagtcaaaataccgctggtcgactgactcaaatcaaacaaattgaaagattagacagtaaaatcaaaattttgatagatttgATAGCCGATTCAAAATGGTTCACAATtcgcatttgaaaatatggcaTAGACACATCAAACTCTATATTCTCGGGTCACTTCCTATCAGATCAATTAGGTGCTACAAATACATGTATTTCTGAGCTCGTTTTCAATATAAGATTCAATCTTTTAGGTATAACACCGTCGACTAGTCCATGTATATCTGTATTGGTTCTACAGAAATCGCCGAACAAGATATTGTTGCGTGTCTTACGAAAAGATGAAATCATCAacaggaggaggaagaggaagatggcACACATGGTCTCCTTCTTGTAAATCTCCATTATTGatctcaagagagagagagagagagagagagagagagagagagagagagagaacttggTTAAATGTATTGATGTGGTTTATATATaaggggaaaaggaaaaaatgtgTATTTagaaaagggggagagagagagagagaggagagagagaaaaggtggTGGAACAAGAGTCATGTGTGTACTGTGTAGCTATGTGCATTTATTAGTAACTGAAAAAAAGGACCTTGAccaatgaaatttgaaattgagtaACGGCTATTTATTACGGTGAATAATTTAACGTCTTCTAAAGACTATGAACGATTTACCGTGTTTCTTATTTTTATCCACCATAATACTGAGTTggcaaaaaaaagattaattagccaaataaaattttgaaaaaattacttgtcaaattaaaaaatttatacgaTTAAAAAAGCctgatttttttattacaagTACACCAAAAAGGAATCAAAATACAGAATAACTAAAACTCAATTGGATATATATACCTACTTCTTTATTTTGAGAAACATtacgaaaaaataaatttctgttTCTTCTAAGAGCTTATTTGATATTGAGATCTATCTGTCGCTAGTATATAGGCAAAATGAAATTGGGTGGAAAGTATATAATTAAGAATATGCTTCTCTGATTCTCGATGAGACCTTGATATTATATACGCAAATAGAATAATATTAGTCCacaaccttttttttattatttcttgcaATCGGAATTCctaatattttgtatttgtttgAAATAAGTTtcaatcatttaaaaaaaaaaagaaaacgaagaaaTATTAGGACGTGTTTGTTTCCACGGAAGTTGGGCGACGAAGTCGTGAGTTTGTGTAACCCGACTTTGCCGGTGTACGTTCGAATGCAGTGACGAACTAAGACTTCTGTGGGACCCACGCAGCCCGCACGTGTAATCAtgttgaactagtgtagtaccCCGTGCGATACAACGGATagataatgtaaagaaaaataaaaaataataatgatatattattttacaaattttcaaGTCAATACAtaagaatattaaaaatttcatattttattattcataaattatttaaatgtaTAGATACTTTTTGTGTTTAAAGCTCAAcagttcaaaaataaataaatacattacATGCTCACTAAATAGACTTTGTGATCACACTATAttacacaaatacatataagtgaggcataaaaaattaatacaaataaaataaaaagtagtttACATCCAGattgataataaattaatataaatatcaatAGCTTTTTCTTAATGatacattaattagaaagtgggCCGATAGGAAGATGAAGCATCGGGCAGAGATAGGGATGAGAAGGCGAGACATCAAAGAGTGGGGTGAAAGAGAAATTGCCGCGTGGCAAACTCtatgagaaataatatataggtatagaggtatagatatgtaaattatatatattgttctcTGACAGCCTATAAATTTTTGGAGAGCAAggattatttcatattatttaacataatatcatGGTAAACGATTCTGAGCTTGAGTCGCGTCTGGCCCCTAGTCTTATTtcattttttcctatttaattcaaattcattaTATTCTATGCCTATCAAAAAGTTTCGAGCCCAGATGCAAGGAGGAATGTtgcatatataaattaaaagcaTCGTTCTCTGACAGCTTAAACTTGTATTgaatatataagtaaaaaatattgttCTCTGACAACTTAAACTTCTAGAAAAAACGATTGTTTCATAAAATTTCACAAATCAGTCTCATCCGGCGGCGAGTTCGCATACATCCACAAGTGATGTTCGAAGCAGTACAGTTCCGCACaaacaaacacgcccttagtTAAATTACAAACCAATCGCAAACAAATAAAAAGTGAATTGAAAAGAACAATCAACCACAATCACAAACTAAAACTTGGGTACTCTCCATATTTGGTCTGATGCTTTTGAATAACACAAGCACCAGAAAAGgctaaattttattcaaatcggCTCAAAACTTTCCCCCCGGAAGCGCCTTCTGGCCTCAGCAGGGCTTTTGGCACAGGCAGCGCCGCCGCAGGCCATCGCAGTCGCCGCCCGTGTAGCGGCCAGGGACGAAACTAGCACTCGATTATGAGAGGGgccaaaaatatatacaaatcaaaattttagcaaataaacaaaatttacctagtcaaatttttgatgaaaaaatatattgactaaataattagtgtaaaaaagcattaccccttttttatttacacttacttaacttctaattattttatttatattattttactcaaataacttttaaatttactaaatataatagtaattcagtgaatgatttaatttattaatttttactaaGTATAATTGTGACAAAAAATGACTATTAGTTGACAGAactattaactttaatataacctttaatttaattaaataaaaaaaatatctaaaataattagaaattatgaaggtactaaacaaaaaataaataaataaactcagAGTTGAGAGAGCATTATATTAgcgctaaatttttttaaaaataaacaggTTACTCAtcatagttttaaaatttaaaaaaaatattttttaaattttttatataaaaatgacTATTAtgtaaattatgaaaatttgggGAGACCATGGCCCCCCTCGGCCTCAACATAGCTCCGTCCCTGGTGTAGCCCTCACCGATGCAGACGTTCGCGCAGTTGGTGACCGACATGCGGAGCCCCTTGAAGTTCCTGCTGGGGACCCTGCAAACCCCAGCCTCAACCCTAGGCATCTCAATCTctgctcaaaatatttaaaataaataaaactttttttaaaaaaaaaatagacacGTAcagaacttatttgaactatgacTATTTTGAAGTACAATTTTTCAAAAGTTCAATTTTACtgtccaatcttttaatttatttgatttaaattggtCAAacgaaatctaaattttaaaagattaattggATGGCCGATTTAAAATCGTCCATAGTTCATATTTGAAAAGATGGCATAGGTGCATTGAACTCTGTATTATCGGATTGTTTCGTACTAGATATCTATCACCTGCTATAAGTACATGTATTTTTGAACTCGTTTTCAACATAAGGATCGATCTTTTAGATAACACCGTagatccatatatatatatctgtggtgATTTTACAGAAATCGTCGAACAAGATATTGTTGCGTTTCTTACGAGGAGACGAGATCAGCAgcaagaggaggaagaggaagatggcACACTTGGTCTCCTTCTTGTACATCTCCATTATTGATCTCAaaagattgagagagagagagagagagagagagagagagagagagagaaagcttgcATGGTTAAATGTATTGATGTGGTTTATATAGGATATATACaaataagggtttttttttttaaaaaaaaaagggtaattgcttatataccctgaaaaattttcgattttCTGATTtgcccctcttagaaggctaatattgaaaatactttttttacgtttcaacctatttcaaatatacccccagagttaaattttgttaatgaaCGGTTAGCAATAGCTGTTATCCGTATGAagttactattttgtccttttcaATATATCCTTCCACTATCatcgattttttttatttgcccttaagttaggagtacaaaaagtattttatatatatatatatatatatatatatatatatatatatatatatatagagagagagagagagagagagagagagagagagagagaaaaggtggTGGAAGGAGTGTCATGTGTGTGGCTGTGCATTTATTAGTAACTGAAAAAAGGAACTTGACCAATGAAATTTGAAATGGAGTAAGGGTACTTGTTGtagtaattaattagattagatttggtcaaaaattcttataatttggttatttttgcagtttaattttcatgttgGGAGAAAACTTTTTGTAGAGACATTTGGTGACATGAATTAATTAGGGTttaattaattgcaccattaatTGGTCCCCCtcgtttatttgatttttttttattttattcaatcaAATCCTTAATCACTaaaattagttattattatatatatataattagtctCCAAATATAAAACGAAAACGGAGAGAGTTGAgacctaaataaaataaaatataaaaattagaaaccaaatttttttgaaaaaataggtAAAGAGTTTAGGGACTAATGGTGCAATTAACTCAATTAATTATTACTCAACTATTAaacagaataataaaataatatattctaaaatcTATAGACTAAAAAAATACATACTATAAAATGAGTTGAATtcatgtgcttttaaaagcatagaagtaCTTgcgcttgtaattttttaaccgTCGGATCGCGTCATATCACGTTAAAATTTGTGCAATACTATTAACAATATGTATAAGTTCATGTATAAATAagaattagaccaattttgtattttgatgaaaattgagttgtttttaaaaataagaaaaatagcatttggattaataagatgaaataagaagaatagtaggcagttattataaataaaaaatgatgatattactcctattattaaatttgaatttaaatttttaaatttaaaatctcaaattgtaaattttaaaattcaaaattttaattttagattttaaatttaaagatcaaatttaaatttaaaaaaatataaaatatcaaattttctcTCACTCTCAAAGCTTGTTCCAAGAACAAACTTGTTCCATCCCTTAACAACAGTTTCCATTCCTTAACTGGTTATTTTTAGGATAATCCGTTACGGAATGGAAACTGTTGTTCCCatctaaatttttagaataaccCATTAAGGGATTAAGATAATCCGTTAAGAGATGAAAACTATTATTCACTCTTATACCCCATTCAGATGATATGGAAACGATCCAACGACTAAAAATCACAAGTACGttgagcttctatacttttaaaaacacaAAAGCTCAACTCCTactaaagaataataaaataatatattatactaccCCATAATTTGCAAACGATACTACTAAACGATAGATTCttataatagaattaaaaataaaagtatagaataactaaatataatttttatttaaaactacataatgataaagtaaaaatgagCTACACCAAGTAGGCGAATTAGAGTTTATCAGAATTTGAATACAAAAGCGCCTTTGATAAGACACAAATTTAGTTaacacaaaaatatatataaaaaaaagaaaaggtaaaagcAGCAAACATCAAATAACATCAAATACAACAAACATTTAATACAACAACCAAATTGGAAGTTCCAAATTAGAATCCACTGAGATTCAAAGTTTTGAATAACTTATTATTGATTTGCTAACACtgggattattattattctccaaGCCCAGTTCCTCAAGTTTATCTAAAGTTTAACTTAAAATCTATAGTATTGTGATTGAGCCACAATTGGTTTGTTAAggcaaaaaaaatgatatatctGACAACAAAACTCTCCCCTCAAAATCGCCGCCGACTAATTTCGGAGGCTCGGAGAGAAGCAGTGTGAGCTTCTGCTGCGGCTCCTTCAGCGGCGGGCGCATACCAGCGCCATGTGCCCGATCAAGTCTAGCACGCGGTTGCTGCACCAAAATTCGAAGAAACGATACGaatattagatttaaatttgtaaaaacagGGCATGTTCTTTGTTTCTACAACTTAAGCCGACTTTTTGACCGATGAGCGATTTTGTTCTAGGAggaatcactttttttttctaccgaAGAAGCAGGAGATGGATTTGAGGAGAGAATAAGGTGTGCTAATAATACCTGTAACCCCACTCGTTGTCGTACCAAGAGACGAGCTTCATGAAAGACTTGCTGAGCCCGATACCTGCCTTCGCATCAAATATGCTCGACCTAGCATAAAGATATAAAAACGGGATGATTCGATTCATTTTCATCTTTCGTAGACCAAAAGCTGAGTCGGCAGCAAAACATGAGAAACAAATGCATTCGGTTCTTACCTTGAATCGCCAACAAAATCATTTGAGACGACATCTTCATCAGTGTACCCAAGAATGCCTTTCAGTGCACTTTCCGAAGCAGCCCTAATAACGATTAACTAAGATTAAGAAAGCAGCTTATGAAGGTAAATATAATAGGGAAGGatcaaattttcttataatCAACCAAAAAGTCTTCTTCGAGCAATTATTTTACAACATATTTTTGCAATTAAAAGGCTACAGCAACCACTATCCACAATTTAATGGAAAACACAAAATCAAGATCAGGTTAATTGAATAAACAACATTTGAAAAAAAACGAATTAAATGATGTAAAGTTAATGGACAATCTGCACAGCATCCTAGTTGGTGGGCAATCAACAGAAGATAAATGAATTTGTTCCAAGCATTGAGCAGAAGAGGACATACTTGATAGCCGCTTTGACATCATCATATGAAGCACTTTTTTCGATGCGGCAAGTCAAGTCCACAACAGATACGTTAGGTGTGGGAACACGGAACGCCATGCCAGTAAGCTTCCCGTTTAGCTCCGGAAGGACCTTTCCTACAGCCTGGCAAAAACAAGAAGTTAACAACAGGGCAAaatagttataatatatatatatatatatatatatatatatatatatatatatatatatatatcacagcAAGTAATCTATTAACAGGTAttccctgcaaaatctgaattccCATGCTACACTCACAAGGGCGCCTTCTGATAGTAAACCTTGTTCCCAGTGAGGACGTCTAGGTTGGTTACGTACTATGAAAAGTTTTCTAAGAGAGGTTGGTTTCAAATGAAGTTTTGAAGGGCACCTCTCAAAACTCTGATTTTAAAGCGATATGGCAAAAAGAAGGTTTTGCTTTGGGGGGGGGGTGGACGCGGAATAGCAATATGGGGGTGTAACTTTCTTGGAGTTCTTTTACATGCAGTTCCAGGTCAGAGTGCCTTTTAGCAGATAGGATTTGCGATGAGACAGTTTGCGTCTTCCTCTCTAATCTAAGCGTACTCTCGCATCCAAACCAGTAAGAACCACCCAATTTGGCCAATGGCGGGGGGTGGTGTGAATAGCAATATCTCATTTTCTATTATATTCTTTTCCCTCACCTTTGCTGCACCAGTAGAACTAGGAATGATATTCTGACCAGCCCCTCGGCCTCCTCGCCAATCTTTCATGGAAGGACCATCAACAGTCTTCTGTGTTGCTGAAATATTTTACAAAGCAAGCATGTGAGAAAGTTTAGAGAAATCgttaaaaattttcatcatgATTTGCTGATGGGCCTATTTGACGCGACTGGAGTTTAAGTAGAGCTGCTTGAAGAAACACcaacattttttaattaaaatcacTTCAATACCTTTATAGCTTGTATCagtaaaaatgtacagagaccTCCCAACTACAGGCTATAGTCCATGTGAAATAGGCCCGTcaagttttgttttgtttttgttggcaCCCTCTCAACTTTCAATTATTTTGCTTTATGttatttttgtcatttaaaTTGAGAAGTTtgttaaaattaacaaattcATTAGTAGTCGGGCATCAATACCCATTGAAAAGCAGGTAAAGCTGTTTAGTTTAACAGACTTGGTTCATCTTAAGGGAGtatgaattaaaaaatagtaaagtttGGGGGCCTaattcaaaatggcctatagttgagtgAGTCTCCATAAATTTTCACCACGATTATACTAACTTTAAATTAGAACCTCTGCCTATGGACAGTAGAAGCTCATTGCAGCTTTTGaccaaaagcaaaagctccgGACTATTTACCTGCAGCCTGCTTGGGCCTGCTTGGCCACTGCATAGCCACATGAAACGAGCACAATTAATCACAAAGGAAGAAAATAAACCTGTTGTTGCATGAACAGTTGTCATTAGGCCTTCGACAATACCAAACTCCTCATGCACTACCTGCAAGAGATAAATATGTTTATGTATCATGCATTGTCAATCAGGATATTGAGATCGTCAACAGTCCAGATTCACTGTGGCATTAAAATGGAACACAGACCAAACTGCAAATTATGTGATTCCTTCTGATtttttatatgatataaataGTGGACAAGGCAAGAGATCATAAAGAAAACCATCCATGTTATTCATCAATGTGTATAACAAATTAACGAATACAAATAGTACACCAAGCACAATGAAATGAtgatacaaaatttgaaacagAAACAAAGTTCCAAAGATGCAAATCATGCATGAATTCATCATAGATGGTATTTTTCTATTGCTTACGCGACCCCACTCCCCCGCCCAGATCACAAAGTGGTGAAGGAATAATATACGCAGAGATGCAGATTAACCTAAGCACCCAGATGGGAgggaacaaaaaagaaaaggggattTCTTGTATATATAGTCCCTGAAAATATGTGAAATTGCACAAGTACCCCAGCGAAGTTGGCATTTGCGTGATTCCCAAGGTATCTAAAAATGGGCTTGGCATGCACATAGGTGAATATAATTGCCAGGGAGCTCACACAGAAATATCAATTTTATAGAAGTACTTACTAAATTTCACATACTTGGAGGGGTATATAAAAGCAAGCACAACCCAAACCCTCCCCCGCAAAAAACAAAAGCCAAActtcaaaccaaaaaaaaaaagaataaaaaaaaaagacagaagAATCACGGATAAGAGTGAACCTTAGCTAGAGGAGCAAGACAGTTAGTAGTGCAACTCGCGTTGGAAACAACATTCATACTTGGTTGGTAAGTCTTCTCATTCACTCCAACCACAAACATGGGAGCATCAGCAGAGGGAGCGGATATGACCACTTTCTTGGCACCACCCTGTAGCGAACATTAAAAGGGTACAATGGCCATGAATATTTTATATGagaaatcaattaaaaaaattttgaattcaaagaaGAAATTATGCAAACCTTCAAGTGTGCTGATGCCTTTTCCGTTGTCGTAAAAACGCCAGAAGATTCAACTACAAATTCTGCACCAAGATTGCCCCAAGGGATTTCCGCAGGATCTCTGTTTAAGAAATAATGCCATGAACTTTTTAGTATATTCATGTACTCTTTAACATGAATCCTAAAAGGGTTATTTTCATTTATACCCTCACAAATAATGTTAAATTGGGAAAATACTTTGTAAACTTAGTATTTGGGCGCATGCCCCTGAAAAATTGTTTTTATTTGCATTCACACTATGACACCCCGCTAGTCCCACATCGGACGTGGGAGAGCGTGAGGGGCTTATATGTGATGGACACACTGGACTAATAAATGGGCTAAAGCATTTTTTGGACCCGTggtttaggcccaacgagttattaatgCTAGTGGGCCTTATCattataattggtatcagaaccaATTTCACCAGTCGTAAGTGTGAGGTGCGCCTCGTATTGCTTGGTGATTTTGAGCTATGTATGTGATTGGACTGGCGAGAGCATCAGAGCCTAAAATGGGAGGAttatgtgacaccccaatagtcccatttCAAATAATGTTGGAGATTGTGAGGGCTTATATGTTATAGGCGCACGAGAATTAATAATTGGGTtaaagcattttgggccagtggtttgggCCCGATAGGTTATTAGTGCTAATGGACTGGATAGATGCATATACCCCTGCATAGAGTGTATATGCAATAACCCGTTTTTGAATAGACACCGCCACCAAAAGCATCAGAGAAATAAGTAAGGTTTCCAAGGGTAAACACTCAGATACCAATTTCCCAGGGAAGTTTAACACTCAGATACCAATTTCCCAGGGATGTTTAAGCAATCTTGAATATTTGCAGGAGTATTTGACTATTCGTACAGAACATAAATTCACATTACATTATCAGGAAATGCATAGCTTGGGTAATGAGTCTAGAACCTAGATTTAAGAATGTCTTGATCCACTTGTACtgtttaaattaaaagaaactAGTTTATGATGCTTTTACAACCACtagcaaggaaaaaaaaaaggataaaaagtaAAAGTTTGATAATAACAAGAGCAAGCGGTTCCCTCAAAAATACAAACTATAATGGCAGGTATAATGGCGCTACCTTTTGTTCGTGACT
Protein-coding regions in this window:
- the LOC109718725 gene encoding glyceraldehyde-3-phosphate dehydrogenase GAPCP1, chloroplastic-like, which translates into the protein MAASSAVLRSAASHVLGGSRFGGGGGGGASEPIKISCVRSLSSAPNHSSGFGAAISTSSRKSVARSIQPIKATATAAPPSVPKSSSGGKTKVGINGFGRIGRLVLRIATARDDIEVVAVNDPFIDAKYMAYMFKYDSTHGLFKGTIQVVDESTLEINGKRISVTNKRDPAEIPWGNLGAEFVVESSGVFTTTEKASAHLKGGAKKVVISAPSADAPMFVVGVNEKTYQPSMNVVSNASCTTNCLAPLAKVVHEEFGIVEGLMTTVHATTATQKTVDGPSMKDWRGGRGAGQNIIPSSTGAAKAVGKVLPELNGKLTGMAFRVPTPNVSVVDLTCRIEKSASYDDVKAAIKAASESALKGILGYTDEDVVSNDFVGDSRSSIFDAKAGIGLSKSFMKLVSWYDNEWGYSNRVLDLIGHMALVCARR